A window from Pseudomonas sp. MRSN 12121 encodes these proteins:
- the efeO gene encoding iron uptake system protein EfeO, which translates to MKNSPLAVLLTLGLLQAPLAAFAAPSPLELVGPIADYKIYVTEQLDELASHTQAFTAAVKRGDLDGARKLYAPTRVYYESIEPIAELFSDLDAAIDSRVDDHEQGVKAEDFTGFHRIEYGLFAEHSTQGLEALADRLDKDVKDLQARVAGLTFPPEKVVGGAAALLEEVAATKVSGEEDRYSHTDLYDFQGNIDGAKKIVDLFRPQIERQDAAFVAKVDKNFATVNRILARYKTADGGFETYDKVKDNDRKALVGPVNTLAEDLSTLRGKLGLN; encoded by the coding sequence ATGAAAAACTCGCCTCTCGCTGTGTTGCTGACCCTCGGCCTGCTCCAGGCACCGCTTGCGGCCTTCGCCGCCCCCTCGCCGCTGGAACTGGTGGGGCCGATTGCCGACTACAAGATCTACGTCACCGAACAGCTCGACGAACTGGCCAGCCATACCCAGGCCTTCACCGCCGCGGTGAAACGGGGCGACCTGGACGGCGCCCGCAAGCTCTACGCGCCGACCCGGGTGTACTACGAGTCGATCGAACCGATCGCCGAACTGTTCAGCGACCTGGACGCCGCCATCGACTCGCGGGTCGACGACCATGAGCAAGGGGTCAAGGCCGAGGACTTCACCGGCTTCCACCGTATCGAATACGGGTTGTTCGCCGAACACAGCACCCAGGGCCTGGAGGCGCTGGCCGACCGCCTGGACAAGGACGTCAAGGACCTGCAGGCGCGCGTCGCCGGCCTGACCTTCCCGCCGGAAAAAGTCGTCGGCGGCGCCGCCGCGCTGCTCGAAGAAGTGGCGGCGACCAAGGTCTCGGGCGAGGAAGACCGCTACAGCCACACCGACCTCTACGACTTCCAGGGCAACATCGACGGGGCGAAGAAAATCGTCGACCTGTTCCGTCCGCAGATCGAGCGACAGGACGCGGCCTTCGTCGCCAAGGTCGACAAGAACTTCGCCACGGTGAACAGGATCCTGGCCAGGTACAAGACCGCCGACGGCGGATTCGAGACCTACGACAAGGTCAAGGACAACGACCGCAAGGCGCTGGTGGGCCCGGTCAACACCCTGGCCGAGGACCTCTCGACCCTGCGCGGCAAGCTGGGCCTGAACTGA
- a CDS encoding MFS transporter translates to MSTVPARPSNAPPFTLLPLMIANMACTMSMMAFVSLIGPIVRVLGLATWQAGAAVTVAGVIWMLLARPWGQASDRFGRRRVLLLGTAGFTLAYWALCLFIDVSLHLLPSLSVAFIGLMLGRGLIGVFYAAIPVGGFALIADNVEPQHRARAMATLGAANAVGLVLGPAVAALLARVSLSLPLYAMAMLPLLAFLVLLRKLPRQELHLKQAPRSVRLGDPRLRRPMAVAFVAMLCVSIAQITVSFYALDRLGLDPADAAQTAGIALAAVGVALICSQLVVRKLEWPPLRMIRAGALLSASGYAGCMLVDSAWGLWLAFFVSAAGMGAVFPSFSALAANAVEAAEQGATAGSIGAAQGFGVVIGPLAGSLVYAIEPRLPYLLAAVLLLLVAGWPTAKRTGN, encoded by the coding sequence ATGTCCACTGTCCCGGCCCGGCCGTCGAACGCCCCCCCTTTCACCCTGCTGCCGCTGATGATCGCCAACATGGCCTGCACCATGTCGATGATGGCCTTCGTCTCGCTGATCGGGCCGATCGTGCGCGTGCTCGGCCTGGCCACCTGGCAGGCCGGAGCGGCGGTGACCGTGGCCGGGGTGATCTGGATGCTCCTGGCGCGCCCCTGGGGCCAGGCCAGCGACCGTTTCGGCCGGCGCCGCGTGCTGCTGCTCGGCACGGCCGGCTTCACCCTCGCCTACTGGGCCCTGTGCCTGTTCATCGATGTCTCGCTGCACCTGTTGCCGAGCCTGTCCGTGGCCTTTATCGGCCTGATGCTCGGGCGTGGCCTGATCGGCGTGTTCTACGCGGCCATTCCGGTGGGCGGCTTCGCCCTGATCGCCGATAACGTCGAGCCCCAGCACCGGGCCCGGGCCATGGCGACCCTGGGCGCGGCCAACGCCGTCGGCCTGGTGCTGGGCCCGGCCGTGGCCGCGCTGCTCGCCCGGGTCAGCCTGAGCCTGCCGCTGTACGCCATGGCCATGCTGCCGCTGCTGGCGTTCCTGGTGCTGCTGCGCAAACTGCCGCGCCAGGAACTGCACCTCAAGCAGGCGCCGCGCTCGGTACGCCTGGGCGACCCACGGCTGCGCCGGCCGATGGCGGTGGCCTTCGTCGCCATGCTTTGCGTGTCCATCGCGCAGATCACCGTGAGCTTCTATGCCCTCGACCGCCTCGGGCTGGACCCGGCGGACGCCGCACAGACCGCCGGCATCGCCCTGGCCGCCGTCGGCGTGGCCTTGATCTGTTCGCAACTGGTGGTGCGCAAGCTGGAATGGCCACCGCTGCGGATGATCCGCGCTGGCGCGCTGCTATCGGCCAGCGGTTATGCCGGCTGCATGCTGGTCGACAGCGCCTGGGGGCTGTGGCTGGCGTTTTTTGTCTCGGCGGCAGGCATGGGCGCAGTCTTCCCGTCCTTCTCGGCCCTGGCGGCGAATGCCGTGGAAGCCGCTGAACAAGGCGCCACGGCCGGCTCCATCGGCGCGGCCCAGGGATTCGGCGTGGTCATCGGCCCCCTGGCCGGCTCGCTGGTGTATGCCATCGAACCGCGCCTGCCGTACCTGCTGGCCGCGGTGTTGCTGCTATTGGTGGCGGGCTGGCCAACGGCGAAACGCACCGGCAACTGA
- the pssA gene encoding CDP-diacylglycerol--serine O-phosphatidyltransferase, producing MPSLFKRSLLPKLRSFPLAAQDLTILDGAAEFRRCLLEKIAQATRRIYIVALYLQQDEAGQEILDALHAAKAARPELDVVVMVDWLRAQRGLIGAGKQPGNSAWYQEMTRTHASEVPVYGVPVQTRELFGVLHLKGFVIDDCVIYSGASLNNVYLHKFDKYRFDRYHLLHNRALADSMQHLVQHGLVASRAVHRLDLPNLPTTRSLRNDIGDLRSRLKHAAYDTTAGAVIKDGLSVSPLLGVGKNNPLSRVICELIASAQQQLTICTPYFNLPLAVTREINRALARGVKIDIIVGDKTANDFYIPPSEPFKVIAALPYLYEISLRRFAKRHQQAIDSGRLNLHLWRDGDNSYHLKGMWVDQRYTLLTGNNLNPRAFRLDLENALLLEDPKGELLEPRRQELQAIFRHTRRIEHFQHLESLVDYPPAVGKFLRRVSRVRIERLLYRIL from the coding sequence ATGCCGTCGCTTTTCAAACGTTCCCTGTTGCCCAAGCTGCGCAGCTTTCCACTGGCTGCCCAGGACCTGACCATCCTCGACGGCGCCGCCGAATTCCGCCGTTGCCTGCTGGAAAAGATCGCCCAGGCCACCCGGCGCATCTATATCGTCGCCCTGTACCTGCAACAGGATGAGGCCGGCCAGGAAATCCTCGACGCCCTGCACGCCGCCAAGGCCGCGCGCCCGGAGCTGGACGTGGTGGTCATGGTCGACTGGCTGCGGGCCCAGCGCGGGCTGATCGGCGCCGGCAAGCAGCCGGGCAACTCGGCCTGGTACCAGGAAATGACCCGCACCCACGCCAGCGAAGTGCCGGTCTATGGCGTGCCGGTGCAGACCCGCGAGCTGTTCGGCGTGCTGCACCTCAAGGGATTCGTGATCGACGATTGCGTGATCTACAGCGGCGCCAGCCTGAACAACGTGTACCTGCACAAGTTCGACAAATACCGCTTCGATCGCTACCACCTGCTGCACAACCGCGCGCTGGCCGACTCCATGCAGCACCTGGTCCAGCATGGCCTGGTGGCGTCGCGGGCGGTGCATCGCCTGGACCTGCCGAACCTGCCGACCACCCGCAGCCTGCGCAACGACATCGGCGACCTGCGCAGCCGCCTCAAGCACGCGGCCTACGACACCACCGCGGGCGCGGTGATCAAGGACGGGCTGTCGGTCAGCCCGTTGCTCGGGGTGGGCAAGAACAACCCGCTGAGCCGGGTGATCTGCGAACTGATCGCCAGCGCCCAGCAGCAACTGACGATCTGCACGCCGTACTTCAACCTGCCGCTGGCAGTGACCCGGGAAATCAACCGGGCCCTGGCGCGCGGGGTGAAGATCGACATCATCGTCGGCGACAAGACCGCCAACGATTTCTACATACCGCCGAGCGAGCCGTTCAAGGTCATCGCGGCCTTGCCGTACCTCTACGAGATCAGCCTGCGGCGCTTCGCCAAGCGTCACCAGCAGGCCATCGACAGCGGTCGCCTGAACCTGCACCTGTGGCGCGACGGCGACAACAGCTATCACCTCAAGGGCATGTGGGTCGACCAGCGCTACACCTTGCTGACCGGCAACAACCTCAACCCGCGGGCCTTTCGCCTCGACCTGGAAAACGCCTTGCTGCTCGAGGACCCCAAGGGCGAACTGCTGGAGCCGCGGCGCCAGGAACTGCAAGCGATCTTCCGGCATACCCGGCGCATCGAACACTTCCAGCACCTGGAAAGCCTGGTGGACTACCCGCCGGCGGTGGGCAAGTTCCTGCGCCGGGTCAGCCGGGTGCGGATCGAGCGGTTGCTGTACCGCATCCTCTGA
- a CDS encoding TetR/AcrR family transcriptional regulator: MNEITSNDTRDIILDVTEKLIYKSGIAATGMDLLVKTAGVSRKSIYRYFTTKDELVVAALRRRDLRWMHWFQSAVDQAPTPAARLLNLFTVLGDWFASADFRGCAFINTSGETGDPQDPVRIVAREHKQKLFDYVFGLCKERLAEESGTEDPAQQARQLLILIDGAITVALVMGDRTAADNAQCMARKLLDL, translated from the coding sequence ATGAACGAAATCACTAGTAACGACACACGCGACATCATTCTGGATGTCACCGAAAAGTTGATCTACAAAAGTGGCATCGCCGCCACTGGCATGGATCTTCTGGTGAAGACCGCCGGCGTCTCCAGAAAGAGTATCTATCGCTATTTCACCACCAAGGACGAACTGGTGGTCGCCGCCCTGCGCCGCCGCGACCTGCGCTGGATGCACTGGTTCCAGAGCGCGGTGGACCAGGCCCCGACCCCGGCCGCGCGGTTGCTCAACCTGTTCACGGTGCTGGGCGACTGGTTCGCCTCGGCGGACTTTCGCGGCTGCGCCTTCATCAACACCAGCGGCGAAACCGGCGACCCGCAGGACCCGGTGCGCATCGTCGCCCGGGAACACAAACAGAAACTGTTCGACTACGTGTTCGGACTCTGCAAGGAACGACTGGCTGAAGAATCCGGCACCGAAGATCCCGCCCAGCAGGCCAGACAGCTGCTGATCCTGATCGACGGCGCCATTACCGTTGCACTTGTGATGGGTGATCGCACTGCCGCCGATAATGCGCAATGCATGGCGCGAAAGTTATTGGACCTGTAA
- a CDS encoding nuclear transport factor 2 family protein, protein MSSNAEVRPPLPPFTRESAIEKVRLAEDGWNSRDPQRVSLAYTLDTQWRNRAEFAHNREEAKAFLTRKWARELDYRLIKELWAFTDNRIAVRYAYEWHDDSGNWFRSYGNENWEFDEQGLMANRFACINDMPIKESERKFHWPLGRRPDDHPGLSDLGL, encoded by the coding sequence ATGTCATCTAACGCTGAAGTTCGTCCGCCGTTGCCCCCTTTCACCCGCGAGTCGGCGATCGAAAAAGTGCGCCTGGCCGAAGACGGCTGGAACTCCCGCGATCCGCAGCGGGTGTCCCTGGCCTATACCCTGGACACGCAATGGCGTAACCGCGCCGAATTCGCCCACAACCGCGAGGAAGCCAAGGCCTTCCTGACCCGCAAATGGGCCAGGGAGCTGGACTACCGCCTGATCAAGGAACTCTGGGCCTTCACCGACAACCGCATCGCCGTGCGCTATGCCTACGAATGGCACGACGACTCGGGCAACTGGTTCCGCTCCTACGGCAACGAGAACTGGGAGTTCGACGAACAGGGCCTGATGGCCAATCGCTTCGCCTGCATCAACGACATGCCGATCAAGGAAAGCGAGCGCAAGTTCCACTGGCCGCTGGGCCGGCGCCCGGATGACCATCCGGGGCTGTCCGACCTGGGCCTGTAA
- the sfnG gene encoding dimethylsulfone monooxygenase SfnG — protein MSQQAVKFAYWVPNVSGGLVVSKIEQRTHWGIDYNRKLAQLAEAAGFEYALTQIRFTAGYGAEYQHESVAFSHALLGATEKLKVIAAILPGPWQPALAAKQLATIDQLTNGRIAVNIVSGWFKGEFQAIGEHWLEHDERYRRSEEFIRSLKGIWSQDNFSFRGDFYRFDNYSLKPKPLGRPEVFQGGSSRAARDMAARVSDWYFTNGNTPEGIKAQVDDIRAKAAANNHSVKVGVNAFVIARDTEEEAQAVLAQIIEQADPEAVNAFGDAAKQAGKASPEGEGNWAKSTFEDLVQYNDGFKTNLIGTPQQIAERIVALKAVGVDLVLAGFLHFQEEVEYFGKRVLPLVRELEAAKRQDAAA, from the coding sequence ATGAGTCAGCAAGCCGTCAAATTTGCCTACTGGGTGCCCAACGTCAGCGGCGGGCTGGTGGTCAGCAAGATCGAACAGCGCACCCACTGGGGCATCGACTACAACCGCAAGCTGGCGCAGCTGGCCGAAGCCGCGGGCTTCGAGTACGCCCTGACCCAGATTCGTTTCACCGCCGGCTACGGCGCCGAATACCAGCATGAGTCGGTGGCGTTCAGCCATGCGCTGCTGGGCGCCACCGAGAAGCTCAAGGTGATCGCGGCGATCCTGCCCGGTCCCTGGCAGCCGGCGCTGGCGGCCAAGCAACTGGCGACCATCGACCAGCTGACCAACGGGCGGATCGCGGTGAACATCGTCAGCGGCTGGTTCAAGGGCGAATTCCAGGCCATCGGCGAACACTGGCTGGAGCACGACGAGCGCTATCGGCGTTCCGAAGAGTTCATCCGCTCGCTCAAGGGCATCTGGAGCCAGGACAACTTCAGCTTCCGCGGCGACTTCTATCGCTTCGACAATTACAGCCTCAAGCCCAAGCCGCTGGGCCGCCCGGAAGTGTTCCAGGGCGGCAGCTCGCGGGCCGCGCGGGACATGGCGGCGCGGGTGTCGGACTGGTATTTCACCAACGGCAACACCCCGGAAGGCATCAAGGCCCAGGTCGACGACATCCGCGCCAAGGCCGCGGCGAACAATCATTCGGTCAAGGTCGGGGTCAACGCCTTTGTAATCGCCCGCGACACCGAAGAGGAAGCCCAGGCGGTGCTGGCGCAAATCATCGAACAGGCCGACCCGGAAGCGGTGAATGCCTTTGGCGATGCGGCGAAACAGGCCGGCAAGGCGTCGCCGGAGGGCGAGGGTAACTGGGCCAAGTCGACCTTCGAGGACCTGGTGCAATACAACGACGGGTTCAAGACCAACCTGATCGGTACGCCGCAGCAGATCGCCGAACGCATCGTCGCGCTGAAGGCGGTGGGCGTGGACCTGGTGCTGGCGGGGTTCCTGCATTTCCAGGAAGAGGTGGAGTACTTCGGCAAGCGTGTGTTGCCGCTGGTGCGCGAACTGGAGGCGGCCAAGCGGCAGGACGCCGCAGCTTGA
- a CDS encoding acyl-CoA dehydrogenase family protein: protein MTEHQVINPLSTGVDYETLAGRFRPIFSRIAAGALERERSRNLPYEAIQWLKEAGFGAVRVPVAYGGGGASLPQLFQLLIELAEADSNIPQALRGHFAFAEDRLNAAPGPGRDLWFKRFVDGDIVGCAWTEIGSVAIGDVVTQVSPDGDQWRLNGEKFYSTGSIFSDWIDVYARRSDTGGDVIAAVRTRQPGIVQSDDWDGFGQRTTGSGTSRFVDAEVQAENLIDFATRFKYQTAFYQLVLLAALAGTGRAALRDVAREVRARKRIYSHGNAPQASEDAQVQQVVGEIAALVYAAEASAVRAAEPAQQAYLTRFAGDDEAERAANVAAEIQSATAQVVVTELIQRATSELFNALGASDIRQGKALDRHWRNARTLSSHNPVIYKARIVGDWAINGSEPPFVWQIGNGPERQ from the coding sequence ATGACCGAACACCAGGTGATCAACCCATTGTCCACGGGCGTCGACTACGAAACCCTGGCCGGGCGTTTCCGTCCGATCTTCAGCCGGATCGCCGCCGGCGCGCTCGAGCGCGAACGTTCGCGCAACCTGCCCTACGAGGCGATCCAGTGGCTCAAGGAAGCTGGCTTCGGCGCGGTGCGGGTGCCGGTGGCCTACGGTGGCGGCGGCGCCTCCCTGCCCCAGCTGTTCCAGTTGCTGATCGAGCTGGCCGAAGCCGACTCCAATATCCCGCAAGCCCTGCGCGGGCACTTCGCCTTTGCCGAGGACCGTCTCAACGCCGCCCCGGGGCCGGGGCGCGACCTGTGGTTCAAGCGGTTCGTCGACGGCGATATCGTCGGCTGCGCCTGGACTGAGATCGGCAGCGTGGCCATCGGCGACGTCGTCACCCAGGTCTCGCCGGACGGTGACCAATGGCGGCTCAACGGCGAGAAGTTCTACAGCACCGGGAGCATTTTCTCCGACTGGATCGACGTCTATGCCCGGCGCAGCGATACCGGGGGCGATGTGATCGCCGCGGTGCGCACCCGCCAGCCGGGCATCGTGCAGAGCGACGACTGGGACGGCTTCGGCCAGCGCACCACCGGCAGCGGCACCTCGCGCTTCGTCGACGCCGAGGTGCAAGCCGAGAACCTCATCGACTTCGCCACCCGCTTCAAATACCAGACCGCCTTCTACCAGTTGGTGCTGCTGGCGGCGCTTGCCGGCACCGGGCGCGCCGCCCTGCGCGACGTGGCCCGCGAGGTGCGCGCGCGCAAGCGCATCTACAGCCACGGCAATGCGCCCCAGGCCAGCGAAGACGCCCAGGTGCAGCAAGTGGTCGGCGAGATCGCCGCCCTGGTGTACGCCGCCGAGGCCAGCGCCGTGCGGGCCGCGGAACCGGCGCAGCAGGCGTACCTGACGCGCTTCGCCGGCGACGACGAGGCGGAACGGGCGGCCAATGTCGCCGCGGAAATCCAGTCGGCAACGGCCCAGGTGGTGGTCACCGAGCTGATCCAGCGTGCCACCAGCGAACTGTTCAACGCCCTGGGCGCCTCGGACATCCGCCAGGGCAAGGCCCTCGACCGGCACTGGCGCAACGCCCGCACCCTGTCGTCGCACAATCCGGTGATCTACAAGGCGCGCATCGTCGGCGACTGGGCGATCAACGGCAGCGAACCACCGTTCGTGTGGCAGATCGGCAACGGGCCGGAGCGCCAATAA
- a CDS encoding TSUP family transporter, translating into MPFELSVDLTTLAILALVAFVAGFIDAIAGGGGLLTTPALLTAGLPPHLVLGTNKLSSTFGSATASFTFYRRKLFHPRQWTHAIVGTLVGALTGAVVAHYLPAEWLNKMLPVIVFACGLYLLFGGTPKAPLDSEAPIKKKWQSTQGFGLGFYDGVAGPGTGAFWTVSSLLLYPIDLVKASGVARSMNFVSNAAALAIFIVSGQVDWVIGLSMGLSLMVGAFFGARTAISGGAKFIRPVFITVVLGLTVRLAWQHWFSAA; encoded by the coding sequence ATGCCTTTCGAACTCAGCGTAGATTTGACCACCCTCGCCATTCTCGCCCTCGTTGCCTTTGTTGCCGGTTTCATCGATGCCATCGCCGGCGGCGGCGGCCTGCTGACCACCCCGGCGCTGCTCACCGCCGGCCTGCCCCCGCACCTGGTGCTGGGCACCAACAAACTGAGTTCGACCTTCGGTTCGGCCACCGCCAGCTTCACCTTCTACCGGCGCAAGCTGTTCCACCCGCGGCAATGGACCCACGCCATCGTCGGCACCCTGGTGGGCGCGCTGACCGGCGCCGTGGTGGCCCACTACCTGCCGGCCGAATGGCTGAACAAGATGCTGCCGGTGATCGTCTTCGCCTGCGGCCTGTACCTGCTGTTCGGCGGCACGCCGAAAGCGCCCCTGGACAGCGAGGCGCCGATCAAGAAGAAGTGGCAATCGACCCAGGGCTTCGGCCTCGGCTTCTACGACGGCGTGGCCGGCCCTGGCACCGGCGCGTTCTGGACCGTCAGCAGCCTGCTGCTCTACCCCATCGACCTGGTCAAGGCCAGCGGCGTGGCGCGCAGCATGAACTTCGTCAGCAACGCGGCGGCGCTGGCGATCTTCATCGTCTCGGGCCAGGTGGATTGGGTCATCGGCCTGAGCATGGGCCTGTCGCTGATGGTCGGCGCCTTCTTCGGCGCCCGCACCGCCATCAGCGGCGGCGCCAAGTTCATTCGCCCGGTGTTCATCACCGTGGTCCTGGGCCTGACCGTGCGCCTGGCCTGGCAGCATTGGTTCAGCGCGGCTTGA
- the nudC gene encoding NAD(+) diphosphatase produces MTSRWTTAVLDIDLPGGWAVARSPQGFLFDDNGVLFPREWLKRQELAILAEHGIGHLDGEPVYLLELKSVTEVPGCNWKGLRSFMLEGDHTLYKVLGYAAQIGTWAREHRFCGSCGQPMTQVKRERAMYCEPCDLRSYPRISPSMIVLITRGDEVLLARSPRFVPGVYSTLAGFAEPGESAEDCLVREVREEVQIEVQNIQYVGSQCWPFPHSMMLGFHAEYAGGEIVPQEDEIEDAQWFNVRELPPLPASRSIARYLIDLYVARRLGLAEPVLPD; encoded by the coding sequence ATGACTTCACGCTGGACCACCGCAGTACTGGATATCGACCTGCCCGGCGGCTGGGCCGTGGCCCGCAGCCCGCAAGGCTTCCTGTTCGACGACAACGGCGTCCTGTTCCCCCGTGAATGGCTCAAGCGCCAGGAGCTGGCGATCCTCGCCGAGCATGGCATCGGCCACCTGGATGGCGAGCCGGTGTACCTGCTGGAACTCAAGAGCGTGACCGAGGTGCCGGGTTGCAACTGGAAGGGCCTGCGCTCGTTCATGCTCGAGGGCGACCACACCCTGTACAAGGTCCTGGGATATGCCGCGCAAATCGGCACCTGGGCCCGCGAGCATCGTTTCTGCGGCAGCTGTGGCCAGCCCATGACCCAGGTGAAGCGCGAGCGCGCGATGTATTGCGAGCCCTGCGACCTGCGCAGCTACCCGCGGATTTCGCCGAGCATGATCGTGCTGATCACCCGCGGCGACGAAGTCCTGCTGGCGCGCTCGCCGCGCTTCGTGCCCGGGGTCTACAGCACCCTGGCCGGGTTCGCCGAGCCGGGCGAGTCGGCCGAGGACTGCCTGGTGCGCGAGGTGCGCGAAGAGGTGCAGATCGAGGTCCAGAATATCCAGTACGTCGGCAGCCAGTGCTGGCCGTTCCCGCATTCGATGATGCTGGGCTTCCATGCCGAGTACGCCGGCGGCGAGATCGTGCCCCAGGAAGACGAGATCGAGGACGCGCAGTGGTTCAATGTGCGCGAATTGCCGCCGTTGCCGGCGTCGCGCTCGATCGCCCGTTACCTGATCGATCTGTACGTGGCCCGGCGCCTGGGGCTGGCCGAGCCGGTATTGCCGGACTAG
- a CDS encoding crotonase/enoyl-CoA hydratase family protein, which translates to MSEYQAFRVELADNIAHVQINRPEKINAMNAAFWSEIIEIFRWIDDTDAVRVVVLSGAGKHFSSGIDLMMLAGVANELGKDVGRNARLLRRKILQLQASFNAVDQCRKPVLAAIQGYCLGGAIDLIAACDMRYAAEDAQFSIKEIDIGMAADVGTLQRLPRIIGDGMLRELAYTGRTFGAEEARGMGLVNRTYADSASLLDGVMGIARDIAGKSPIAVGGTKQMLSYMRDHRIDDGLEYIATWNAAMLQSNDLRVAMAAHMSKQKPEFLD; encoded by the coding sequence ATGTCCGAATATCAAGCCTTTCGCGTCGAACTCGCTGACAACATCGCCCATGTGCAGATCAACCGCCCGGAAAAGATCAACGCGATGAACGCCGCGTTCTGGAGCGAGATCATCGAGATCTTCCGCTGGATCGACGACACCGACGCGGTTCGCGTGGTGGTGTTGAGCGGCGCCGGCAAGCACTTTTCCTCCGGCATCGACCTGATGATGCTGGCCGGCGTGGCCAACGAACTGGGCAAGGATGTCGGGCGCAACGCGCGCCTGCTGCGGCGCAAGATCCTGCAACTGCAAGCCTCCTTCAATGCCGTCGACCAGTGCCGCAAGCCAGTGCTGGCGGCGATCCAGGGTTATTGCCTGGGCGGTGCCATCGACCTGATCGCCGCCTGCGACATGCGCTACGCCGCCGAGGACGCGCAATTCTCGATCAAGGAAATCGATATCGGCATGGCCGCCGATGTCGGCACTCTGCAACGTTTGCCACGTATCATCGGCGACGGCATGCTGCGCGAACTGGCTTACACTGGGCGCACCTTCGGCGCCGAGGAAGCGCGCGGCATGGGCCTGGTCAACCGGACCTACGCCGATAGCGCGAGCCTGCTCGACGGTGTGATGGGCATTGCCCGAGATATCGCCGGCAAGTCGCCGATCGCCGTCGGCGGCACCAAGCAAATGCTCAGCTACATGCGCGACCACCGGATCGACGACGGCCTGGAATACATCGCTACCTGGAACGCCGCCATGCTGCAATCCAACGACCTGCGCGTGGCCATGGCGGCGCATATGAGCAAACAGAAACCCGAATTCCTGGACTGA
- a CDS encoding ATP-binding protein gives MLKILVRLYLVTIVSYSAAIYLAPELVVRVFHERFLTYNLDFSRGLQTLIVKQFHSAPEAQWPALAAQMDQEFQPLHIVLSRNDDAEFTLYERERLQRGENVVRLGDWGWRTLAVAPLNEQMVVQMVVPPDPIDVSLLYWSINVLIGATMLACLLLWLRPHWRDLERLKHAAERFGKGHLGERTQIPASSNIGSLAKVFDTMAGDIENLLNQQRDLLNAVSHELRTPLTRLDFGLALALSDDLPATSRERLQGLVAHIRELDELVLELLSYSRLQIPAQLPEQVEVSLDEFIDSILGSVDDELESPDIVIDVLLHGSLERFTLDPRLTARAIQNLLRNATRYCEKRIQVGIQVSDSGCEIWVDDDGIGIPDDERERVFEPFYRLNRSRDRATGGFGLGLAISRRALEAQGGTLTVEASPLGGARFRLWLPTPA, from the coding sequence ATGCTGAAAATCCTGGTCCGCCTGTACCTGGTGACGATCGTTTCCTACAGCGCGGCGATCTACCTGGCGCCGGAACTGGTGGTGCGGGTCTTCCACGAGCGCTTCCTGACCTACAACCTCGATTTCTCCCGGGGCCTGCAGACCCTGATCGTCAAGCAGTTCCACAGCGCCCCCGAGGCGCAGTGGCCGGCCCTGGCCGCGCAGATGGACCAGGAATTCCAGCCGCTGCACATCGTCCTGTCGCGCAACGACGATGCCGAATTCACCCTCTACGAGCGCGAACGGCTGCAACGCGGCGAGAACGTGGTGCGGCTCGGCGACTGGGGCTGGCGCACCCTGGCGGTGGCGCCGCTGAACGAGCAGATGGTGGTGCAGATGGTGGTGCCGCCGGACCCGATCGACGTCAGCCTGCTGTACTGGAGCATCAACGTACTGATCGGCGCCACCATGCTCGCCTGCCTGCTGCTCTGGCTGCGGCCGCACTGGCGCGACCTGGAACGGCTGAAACACGCCGCCGAGCGTTTCGGCAAGGGCCATCTGGGCGAGCGCACGCAGATTCCGGCGAGCTCCAACATCGGCAGCCTGGCGAAGGTGTTCGACACCATGGCCGGCGATATCGAAAACCTGCTGAACCAGCAGCGCGACCTGCTCAATGCCGTCTCCCACGAACTGCGCACGCCCTTGACCCGGCTCGACTTCGGCCTGGCCCTGGCGCTCTCCGACGACTTGCCGGCCACCAGCCGCGAGCGCCTGCAAGGGTTGGTGGCGCATATTCGCGAGCTCGACGAGCTGGTGCTCGAACTGCTGTCCTACAGCCGTTTGCAGATCCCGGCGCAGTTGCCGGAGCAGGTCGAGGTGTCGCTGGACGAGTTCATCGACAGCATCCTCGGCAGCGTCGACGACGAGCTGGAGTCCCCGGACATCGTCATCGACGTGCTGCTGCACGGCAGCCTGGAACGTTTCACCCTCGACCCGCGGCTGACTGCCCGGGCGATCCAGAACCTGCTGCGCAACGCCACGCGTTATTGCGAGAAACGCATCCAGGTCGGGATACAGGTCAGCGACAGCGGTTGTGAAATCTGGGTCGACGACGATGGCATCGGCATTCCCGACGACGAGCGCGAGCGGGTATTCGAGCCGTTCTACCGCCTGAACCGCAGCCGCGACCGCGCCACCGGCGGCTTCGGCCTGGGCCTGGCCATCAGCCGCCGCGCCCTGGAAGCCCAGGGCGGAACCCTGACCGTGGAAGCCTCGCCACTGGGCGGCGCGCGCTTCCGCCTGTGGCTGCCGACGCCGGCCTGA